From Stigmatopora argus isolate UIUO_Sarg chromosome 14, RoL_Sarg_1.0, whole genome shotgun sequence, the proteins below share one genomic window:
- the LOC144088726 gene encoding guanine nucleotide-binding protein G(I)/G(S)/G(O) subunit gamma-7-like, with the protein MSYRNSLAQVQKMVEQLRLEASMERTKISFTAVDLVQYCLDHRCSDPLITGITASSNPFKDKKSCVLL; encoded by the exons ATGAGTTACAGAAACAGTCTCGCCCAGGTGCAAAAGATGGTGGAGCAGCTCCGCCTAGAAGCAAGCATGGAGAGGACAAAG ATTTCCTTTACAGCAGTAGACTTGGTCCAATACTGCCTGGACCATAGATGCAGTGACCCTCTAATAACTGGTATCACTGCCTCTTCCAACCCTTTCAAAGATAAGAAATCCTGCGTTTTGCTTTAA